In a single window of the Caulobacter soli genome:
- the tcyJ gene encoding cystine ABC transporter substrate-binding protein translates to MRFPARRELMIALGLGALALAGCGGKTGNVAETGLKRVEATKTLRIGLEGTYPPFNFQDKDGQLAGFEVDFAKALAAQMKVKAEFAPSPFAGLLGALESQRIDVVINQITITPERAAKYDFSRPYTVSGIQIITRKGQTGIAAPADLAGKKVGVGLGTNYESWLRANVKGAVVRTYDDDPTKYQDLKAGRIDAVLNDRLVAADFVKTSPDFVASGAPFASQGMGVAMLRDPALKVTIDQAIDALRANGQLAAISTKWFGQDVTK, encoded by the coding sequence ATGCGATTCCCCGCCCGCCGTGAACTGATGATCGCCCTGGGTCTGGGCGCGCTCGCCCTGGCCGGCTGCGGCGGCAAGACCGGCAACGTGGCCGAGACCGGCCTCAAGCGCGTCGAAGCGACCAAGACCCTGCGCATCGGCCTGGAAGGCACCTACCCGCCGTTCAATTTCCAGGACAAGGACGGGCAACTGGCCGGCTTCGAGGTCGACTTCGCCAAGGCCCTGGCCGCTCAGATGAAGGTCAAGGCCGAGTTCGCCCCCTCGCCCTTCGCCGGCCTGCTGGGCGCGCTGGAGAGCCAGCGCATCGACGTGGTGATCAACCAGATCACCATCACGCCCGAGCGGGCGGCCAAGTACGACTTCTCGCGCCCCTACACCGTCTCGGGCATCCAGATCATCACCCGCAAGGGCCAGACGGGCATCGCCGCCCCCGCCGACCTGGCCGGCAAGAAGGTGGGCGTGGGCCTGGGCACCAACTACGAGAGCTGGCTGCGGGCCAATGTGAAGGGCGCCGTGGTCCGCACCTACGACGACGACCCGACCAAGTACCAGGACCTCAAGGCCGGCCGCATCGACGCGGTGCTGAACGACCGGCTGGTGGCCGCCGACTTCGTCAAGACCTCGCCCGACTTCGTGGCTTCGGGGGCGCCATTCGCCAGCCAGGGCATGGGCGTGGCCATGCTGCGCGACCCGGCCCTGAAGGTGACCATCGACCAGGCCATCGACGCCCTGCGCGCCAATGGCCAGCTGGCGGCGATCTCGACCAAGTGGTTCGGGCAGGACGTGACGAAGTGA
- the tcyL gene encoding cystine ABC transporter permease yields the protein MGSLDLIAQSAPLLLKGAGYTVLLSLIGMGVGLVIGFGLALMRLSRSPLLRWPAAVYVSAIRGTPLLVQLFLIYYGLPQLGVELPPLLAAGIGFSINIGAYAGEILRSAIAAVDKGQWEAASVLGMSRGQALRRVILPQAARTAVAPLSNSFISLVKDTSLAATIQVPELFRQAQLITARTYEIFAMYLAAAALYWMLSSLLALGQTRLERQAEGRR from the coding sequence ATGGGCTCCCTCGACCTCATCGCCCAGTCGGCCCCGCTGCTGCTGAAGGGCGCGGGCTACACCGTGCTGCTCAGCCTGATCGGCATGGGCGTGGGACTGGTGATCGGTTTCGGCCTGGCCCTGATGCGGCTGTCGCGCAGCCCGCTGCTGCGCTGGCCGGCCGCCGTCTATGTCTCGGCGATCCGGGGCACGCCGCTGCTGGTGCAGCTGTTCCTGATCTATTACGGCCTACCGCAGCTGGGCGTCGAACTGCCCCCGCTGCTGGCCGCCGGGATCGGCTTCTCGATCAATATCGGCGCCTATGCCGGCGAGATCCTGCGCAGCGCCATCGCCGCCGTCGACAAGGGCCAGTGGGAGGCCGCCAGCGTGCTGGGCATGAGCCGCGGCCAGGCCCTGCGCCGGGTGATCCTGCCCCAGGCCGCCCGCACCGCCGTCGCGCCGCTGTCCAACAGCTTCATCAGCCTGGTCAAGGACACCTCCCTGGCCGCCACCATCCAGGTGCCCGAGCTGTTCCGCCAGGCCCAGCTGATCACCGCCCGCACCTACGAGATCTTCGCCATGTATCTGGCGGCCGCCGCCCTCTATTGGATGCTCTCCAGCCTGCTGGCCCTGGGCCAGACCCGACTGGAACGCCAGGCGGAGGGCCGGCGATGA
- a CDS encoding amino acid ABC transporter ATP-binding protein, with the protein MNAAIDAKGLIKRFGATTVVNGVDLTVAPGETVAVIGPSGSGKSTLLRCLAGLETIDGGTLTVAGVTAGSKPPLARALKGRVGFVFQSFNLFPHRTALQNVAEGLIVVRGVRPAEAHDKARALLTKVGLAHRVDAYPRELSGGQQQRCAIARALAMDPEVILFDEPTSALDPELVGEVLTVIRDLAAEKRTLVIVTHQMDFARDVADRTLFMDDGVIIEQGPSAEVLGSPKEERTRRFLSKVSGLRS; encoded by the coding sequence ATGAACGCGGCTATCGACGCCAAGGGCCTGATCAAGCGCTTCGGCGCCACCACCGTCGTCAATGGCGTGGACCTGACCGTCGCTCCCGGCGAGACCGTCGCGGTCATCGGCCCCAGCGGCTCGGGCAAGAGCACCCTGCTGCGCTGCCTGGCGGGGCTTGAGACGATCGACGGCGGAACCTTGACCGTGGCCGGCGTGACGGCGGGCTCCAAGCCGCCCCTGGCCCGCGCCCTGAAGGGCCGCGTCGGCTTCGTGTTCCAGAGCTTCAACCTGTTCCCGCACCGCACGGCCCTGCAGAACGTCGCCGAGGGCCTGATCGTCGTGCGGGGGGTGAGACCCGCCGAAGCCCACGACAAGGCCCGCGCCCTGCTGACCAAGGTGGGCCTGGCCCATCGCGTCGACGCCTATCCGCGCGAACTGTCCGGCGGCCAGCAGCAGCGCTGCGCCATCGCCCGGGCCCTGGCCATGGATCCCGAGGTCATCCTGTTCGACGAGCCGACCTCCGCCCTCGATCCAGAACTGGTCGGCGAGGTGCTGACGGTGATCCGCGACCTGGCCGCCGAGAAGCGCACCCTGGTCATCGTCACCCACCAAATGGACTTCGCGCGCGATGTGGCCGATCGGACGCTGTTCATGGATGACGGCGTTATTATTGAACAAGGCCCTTCCGCCGAAGTGCTTGGTTCGCCTAAGGAGGAGCGTACGCGGCGATTCCTCAGCAAGGTGAGTGGCCTAAGGTCATAA